A genomic window from Cupriavidus metallidurans CH34 includes:
- a CDS encoding acetate--CoA ligase family protein yields the protein MAHMLEPLLNPASIAIIGASDNPGRIGGMPIDLLVRFGYAGAVYPVNPKYENVFGLRCYRQVEDLPEGIDLAVLAIAAEDVTAMLKRCHARGIRAAIVYAAGFAEAGESGAALQDIMEAYVKESGMLVAGPNCMGFANLNTHAYTAFASVFKTAPAQTERGRVSLLTQSGNVCAAVFAIARELGVPFSQFINTGNEACIDYSAYLEYLAQDPQTDVVIGYIEELRDGARFIEAASACAEADKPLIIYKAGETDKGREAVRSHTSALAGNQAIYRAAFSQLNVIECQDFAQMAHIAELARYRQRSAGRRVAIVSISGAVGAILADKCIGAGLEVPTLPSALQDTLRAGIPDYGMVSNPIDVTGNVVNDPGFVRTALGALASSDAVDTIIVYAPGYLLDRMADDLATVVAEHGRLIVAVDTGRSTRREFLRDAGIPVMTDIGMTMQTLAPFLHWHERRARKAWRVLAQPGASRAGSTPAAASLPGNEYDARAWFASHGVPTIDERIATSADDAAAAGAELGFPVALKVLSADVPHKTEAGGVQLRLTNAGAVREAFHVVMDNVQRHVPTARIDGVIVQRMAAQGVELIVGAVRDPVFGPALTVGLGGTLTELYRDVTHRLLPVDATGAREMLQELKAFPLLDGYRNAPLRDIDGACEAIAAFGRAFVALGETAGEAEINPLTVRERGQGVAMLDALVLPAAR from the coding sequence ATGGCGCACATGCTCGAACCCCTGTTGAATCCCGCCTCCATCGCGATCATCGGCGCCAGCGACAATCCGGGCCGCATCGGCGGTATGCCGATAGACCTGCTGGTTCGATTCGGCTATGCGGGTGCCGTCTACCCGGTCAATCCCAAGTACGAGAACGTATTCGGCCTGCGCTGCTATCGACAGGTGGAAGACCTGCCCGAAGGCATCGACCTGGCGGTGCTCGCGATCGCGGCCGAGGATGTGACCGCGATGCTCAAGCGCTGCCACGCGCGCGGCATCCGCGCGGCGATCGTCTATGCGGCAGGCTTCGCAGAAGCCGGAGAAAGCGGCGCGGCCCTGCAGGACATCATGGAAGCCTATGTGAAGGAAAGCGGCATGTTGGTGGCCGGCCCGAACTGCATGGGCTTCGCCAACCTCAACACGCACGCCTATACGGCCTTTGCATCGGTATTCAAGACCGCGCCAGCGCAGACGGAGCGGGGGCGCGTGAGCCTGCTGACGCAGAGCGGCAACGTCTGCGCGGCGGTGTTCGCCATCGCCCGCGAACTGGGTGTGCCCTTCAGCCAATTCATCAACACGGGCAACGAGGCTTGCATCGACTACTCGGCGTACCTTGAGTACCTGGCTCAGGACCCGCAAACAGATGTCGTGATCGGCTATATCGAGGAACTGCGTGACGGCGCGAGGTTCATCGAGGCGGCGTCGGCGTGCGCGGAGGCGGACAAGCCGCTGATCATCTACAAGGCCGGCGAAACAGACAAAGGGCGCGAAGCCGTGCGCTCGCACACGTCTGCGTTGGCCGGCAACCAGGCGATCTATCGCGCCGCATTCTCCCAGCTCAATGTGATCGAGTGCCAGGACTTCGCACAGATGGCGCATATCGCCGAACTGGCGCGCTATCGCCAGCGGTCCGCTGGCCGGCGCGTTGCGATCGTCAGCATTTCGGGGGCAGTGGGGGCGATCCTGGCGGACAAGTGCATCGGCGCCGGGCTCGAGGTGCCGACGCTGCCGTCGGCGCTTCAGGATACGTTGCGGGCAGGCATTCCCGACTACGGCATGGTGTCGAATCCGATCGACGTCACTGGCAACGTCGTCAATGATCCCGGGTTCGTTCGCACCGCGCTCGGGGCGCTGGCAAGCTCCGATGCCGTCGATACCATCATTGTGTACGCGCCGGGCTACCTGCTGGACCGGATGGCCGACGATCTCGCCACCGTCGTGGCGGAGCACGGCAGGCTCATCGTCGCCGTCGACACTGGCCGTTCGACGCGGCGTGAATTTCTGCGCGATGCGGGCATTCCGGTCATGACCGATATCGGCATGACGATGCAGACGCTCGCGCCGTTCCTCCACTGGCACGAGCGTCGCGCCCGCAAGGCATGGCGCGTGCTGGCGCAGCCCGGCGCGTCACGCGCCGGTTCGACGCCAGCCGCGGCATCGCTTCCCGGGAATGAGTACGACGCGCGCGCGTGGTTCGCATCGCATGGCGTGCCGACGATCGACGAGCGCATTGCGACGAGCGCGGACGACGCAGCCGCAGCCGGTGCGGAGCTCGGATTCCCAGTGGCGCTGAAGGTCCTGAGCGCCGATGTGCCGCATAAGACCGAGGCGGGCGGCGTTCAGTTACGGCTCACCAATGCCGGTGCGGTACGCGAGGCGTTTCACGTCGTGATGGATAACGTGCAGCGTCATGTGCCAACCGCGCGCATCGACGGCGTGATCGTGCAACGGATGGCCGCGCAGGGCGTGGAGCTGATCGTCGGCGCGGTACGAGACCCCGTGTTCGGACCGGCCCTGACCGTGGGGTTGGGCGGCACGCTTACCGAGCTCTACCGGGACGTGACACATCGGCTGTTACCGGTGGATGCCACGGGCGCACGCGAGATGCTGCAAGAGTTGAAGGCATTCCCGCTGCTCGATGGCTATCGCAACGCGCCACTTCGGGATATCGACGGCGCTTGCGAAGCGATCGCTGCGTTCGGGCGTGCGTTCGTGGCGCTCGGGGAGACCGCCGGGGAAGCGGAGATCAATCCGCTGACGGTGCGCGAGCGTGGTCAGGGTGTGGCGATGCTTGACGCGCTGGTGCTTCCTGCGGCGCGCTAG
- a CDS encoding tripartite tricarboxylate transporter substrate binding protein, which produces MIKRMIAASMVMLAAVAATPVTAADAYPSKPVRIIVPFPPGGAADIMTRALGERMRKQLGQPIVIENKPGAGTVIASDYVAKQAPDGYTLLMAASSLGIAPSIYKNVNYDPVRDFAPITLVASVVHVLEVNAAVPVHSVKDLIAYMKTSGKALSYSSAGTGTSTHLEAELFKSMAVVDMTHIPYKGSAPALTDLVGGNVQVMVDAYASSAPFIKAGSVRALAVTTAKRSATLPNVPTVAESGLPGYEAMPWLGLLAPAGTSPEAVQRVYVAVQESLKDPALIQQFRDLGLDIIGNTPTQFAGFVKQDAVKWAKVAKASGAQAD; this is translated from the coding sequence ATGATCAAACGCATGATTGCAGCGTCGATGGTGATGCTTGCTGCCGTTGCCGCGACGCCCGTGACGGCGGCGGATGCCTATCCAAGTAAGCCGGTTCGCATCATCGTTCCATTTCCCCCCGGCGGTGCCGCTGACATCATGACGCGCGCGCTGGGCGAGCGCATGCGCAAGCAGCTTGGCCAGCCAATCGTGATCGAGAACAAGCCTGGCGCTGGTACCGTCATTGCGTCAGACTACGTCGCAAAGCAGGCGCCGGACGGCTACACGTTGCTGATGGCTGCGTCGTCGCTGGGCATCGCGCCAAGCATCTACAAGAACGTCAACTACGATCCGGTTCGGGACTTCGCGCCGATCACGCTGGTGGCTTCGGTCGTCCACGTGCTGGAAGTCAACGCCGCGGTGCCCGTGCATAGCGTGAAGGACTTGATCGCCTACATGAAGACGAGCGGCAAGGCACTCAGCTACAGCTCCGCCGGCACCGGAACGTCCACACACCTGGAGGCCGAACTGTTCAAGTCGATGGCTGTGGTGGACATGACGCATATCCCGTACAAGGGCAGCGCCCCGGCGCTGACGGATCTGGTAGGCGGGAACGTCCAGGTCATGGTGGATGCCTATGCGTCATCGGCGCCGTTCATCAAGGCCGGCAGCGTGCGTGCGCTGGCGGTGACCACGGCGAAGCGATCGGCCACGTTGCCGAACGTTCCCACTGTGGCTGAATCGGGCCTGCCCGGCTACGAAGCCATGCCGTGGCTGGGGCTGCTGGCGCCGGCGGGTACGTCGCCCGAGGCGGTGCAACGGGTCTACGTGGCCGTCCAGGAATCGCTCAAGGACCCGGCGCTGATCCAGCAATTCCGTGATCTCGGTCTTGACATCATCGGCAACACGCCCACGCAGTTCGCAGGTTTCGTCAAGCAGGATGCCGTGAAGTGGGCGAAGGTCGCAAAGGCTTCCGGCGCGCAGGCGGATTGA
- a CDS encoding acyl-CoA dehydrogenase family protein, whose product MQLTLTETQTLLESSALHWLAGNADDIRQARDARAYWPAFAEMGWLALPFADADGGFGGGPIEVGLLMRAFGRYRVAAPGYRSGVLMAGKLIAALGSMQQRDTWLAPLITGERCLAMAHTEPGREDPWAMPATTATWDPRGERWTLRGKKSLVTGGADADALVISASIHAEGEHPRIGLFIVPSDADGMTSRACLVADGSRAADLVLDEVYLPDDARLGQNAPEQEIAEGFMTIVAEALVASCWEAAGAMRAALEATVSHVTQREQFGRPLSALQSVQHGLAEMAVCCEEAGAACELAALRIAADRRLARDAASLAQSCTGRAARYVAAQAVQLHGGMGVSEELHVAALFRLLTRFRLQDGHADWHSMQLGNDMYTGDWRMSQTLLDPATSGQAVAAYAEAH is encoded by the coding sequence ATGCAGCTGACACTCACGGAAACGCAGACGTTGCTCGAGAGCAGTGCGCTGCATTGGCTGGCGGGCAATGCCGACGACATCCGGCAGGCCAGGGATGCGCGCGCGTACTGGCCAGCGTTCGCGGAAATGGGCTGGCTCGCCCTGCCATTTGCCGACGCCGATGGCGGCTTCGGCGGTGGCCCGATCGAGGTGGGGTTGCTCATGCGGGCGTTCGGCCGGTATCGCGTGGCAGCGCCCGGTTATCGGAGTGGCGTGCTGATGGCCGGCAAGCTCATCGCGGCACTGGGAAGCATGCAGCAGCGCGATACCTGGCTGGCGCCGCTGATCACAGGCGAGCGCTGTCTTGCGATGGCTCATACGGAGCCGGGGCGTGAAGACCCATGGGCGATGCCGGCGACCACGGCGACATGGGATCCGCGCGGCGAGCGATGGACGCTGCGCGGGAAGAAGTCGCTGGTTACGGGTGGGGCGGATGCCGATGCTCTGGTGATCAGCGCCTCGATTCATGCTGAGGGCGAACATCCTCGAATCGGCTTGTTCATCGTTCCGTCGGATGCTGACGGCATGACGTCGCGCGCATGCCTGGTCGCGGACGGCAGCCGCGCGGCAGACCTCGTGCTCGACGAGGTTTATCTGCCGGATGACGCCCGCTTGGGTCAAAACGCTCCCGAGCAGGAGATCGCCGAGGGCTTCATGACGATCGTTGCGGAGGCGTTGGTCGCTTCCTGCTGGGAAGCTGCTGGCGCGATGCGAGCGGCGCTGGAAGCAACCGTGTCTCACGTCACGCAGCGTGAACAGTTCGGTCGGCCGCTCTCCGCCCTGCAATCGGTACAGCACGGGCTTGCCGAAATGGCGGTCTGCTGCGAGGAAGCGGGTGCCGCTTGCGAACTGGCCGCGCTTCGCATCGCTGCGGACCGGCGGCTGGCACGCGATGCGGCATCGCTAGCCCAGTCCTGTACGGGCCGTGCCGCACGCTATGTTGCCGCCCAGGCCGTGCAGTTGCATGGGGGGATGGGCGTTTCGGAGGAGCTTCACGTAGCAGCGTTGTTCCGGCTGCTGACGCGCTTCCGGTTGCAGGATGGCCATGCCGACTGGCATTCGATGCAATTGGGGAATGACATGTACACCGGCGACTGGCGCATGAGCCAGACCTTGCTTGATCCGGCGACATCTGGCCAGGCTGTGGCGGCATATGCGGAGGCACACTGA
- a CDS encoding acyl-CoA dehydrogenase family protein: MDLLLTPELVEFRDTVRAFLREHLPAELRRGQQLTTAMYPEPEISGPWQARLRERGWLVPLWPREWGGTGWSSIERFIFETECALAGAPLVHPMGVRLVGPVILRYGTEAQKQTYLSRILSGQDYWCQGFSEPGAGSDLASLRTRAVRDGDHYVINGSKLWTTHAHHANRMFALVRTSTEGRRQEGISFILIDMETPGISVRPIPTIGGDHDVNEVFFDNVRVPVANRIGAENEGWQCARYLLEFERGAGIFSPRLRSQLKRIGDVLAREAQCDGDTTVTALRRLRFGEVRADLDAFEMLELKTMCSVAPGESPGPVASVLKLRASRLRQAISEMGTTVVGAESLRWRADDAHDEEPSEDEVLRACLLPDFLNARAYTIFGGAAEVQLGIIAKSCLGA, translated from the coding sequence ATGGATCTGCTGTTGACACCCGAACTTGTCGAGTTTCGGGACACCGTACGCGCTTTCCTGCGCGAGCATCTGCCTGCGGAACTGCGTCGGGGGCAGCAACTCACGACGGCGATGTATCCGGAGCCGGAAATCTCGGGCCCGTGGCAGGCACGTCTGCGTGAGCGTGGATGGCTCGTCCCACTGTGGCCCAGGGAGTGGGGCGGCACGGGATGGAGCAGTATCGAACGATTCATCTTCGAAACGGAATGCGCACTCGCTGGCGCGCCGCTTGTCCATCCGATGGGGGTGAGGCTGGTCGGGCCGGTGATACTGCGATACGGCACCGAGGCGCAAAAGCAGACATATCTGTCGCGCATCCTTTCCGGGCAGGACTACTGGTGCCAGGGATTCTCGGAGCCCGGCGCCGGTTCTGATCTGGCATCGCTGCGAACCCGTGCCGTACGCGATGGTGACCACTACGTCATCAACGGCAGCAAGTTGTGGACGACCCACGCCCACCACGCGAATCGCATGTTCGCACTCGTGCGCACCAGCACCGAAGGGCGGCGGCAGGAGGGCATCAGCTTCATTCTTATCGACATGGAAACGCCCGGGATCTCGGTTCGCCCGATTCCAACCATAGGTGGCGACCATGACGTCAACGAAGTGTTCTTCGACAACGTGCGCGTGCCCGTCGCCAACCGCATCGGCGCGGAGAACGAAGGCTGGCAGTGCGCGCGCTATCTGCTGGAGTTCGAGCGCGGGGCCGGCATCTTCAGTCCTCGCCTGCGCTCGCAACTCAAGCGGATCGGCGACGTGCTGGCGAGAGAGGCACAGTGTGATGGCGATACCACTGTCACTGCCTTGCGGCGGCTCCGGTTCGGAGAGGTGCGCGCCGATCTCGACGCCTTCGAGATGCTCGAATTGAAGACGATGTGTTCGGTGGCGCCGGGTGAGAGCCCCGGTCCGGTGGCGTCGGTCCTGAAGCTCCGCGCCAGCAGGCTGCGGCAGGCAATCAGCGAAATGGGGACGACGGTTGTTGGCGCCGAGAGCTTGCGATGGCGCGCGGACGACGCCCACGATGAGGAGCCTTCCGAAGACGAGGTGTTGCGCGCGTGTTTGCTGCCTGACTTCCTCAATGCGCGGGCCTACACGATCTTCGGCGGTGCGGCCGAGGTCCAGTTGGGCATTATCGCGAAGTCCTGCCTGGGGGCCTGA
- a CDS encoding trypsin-like peptidase domain-containing protein — translation MQVKTISEQLFFSTVRIDTVAANGSSGSGTGFFFGHKFGGDKQALFVVTNKHVVTGMREGRFSFLKQKDGQPTLGDGFNLHIGQQDWQSMWFGHPDQDVDIAICPLVPLLEFVKQHHGTDLFFRAVETSMIPTQQQLAELDAVEPVTFIGYPNGIWDSKNLLPVARRGTTASPMEVDFEGTPRFLIDASVFGGSSGSPVFILNQGSFATKDGGLAIGSRFYFVGVIAAVFFRTHLNQIIPVPIPTQVQPMAQQQEMIDLGIVFKAGTVVETIDAFLKAHNVDTTAPQVAADLAPQA, via the coding sequence GTGCAAGTCAAAACCATTTCTGAACAGCTCTTCTTCAGCACGGTACGAATCGACACCGTGGCAGCCAATGGCTCGAGCGGCTCCGGCACCGGATTCTTCTTCGGCCACAAGTTCGGAGGAGACAAACAGGCCCTTTTCGTCGTGACGAACAAGCATGTCGTGACGGGCATGCGCGAGGGACGCTTCTCATTCTTAAAGCAGAAGGATGGACAGCCCACGCTGGGTGACGGATTCAATCTGCATATAGGTCAGCAGGATTGGCAGAGTATGTGGTTTGGGCATCCCGATCAAGATGTTGATATTGCCATCTGCCCGCTGGTCCCATTGCTCGAATTCGTGAAGCAACATCACGGAACCGATCTATTTTTCCGTGCCGTGGAAACGAGCATGATTCCCACGCAGCAGCAACTTGCGGAATTGGACGCTGTAGAGCCTGTAACGTTCATCGGTTATCCGAATGGGATCTGGGACAGTAAGAACCTCCTTCCCGTTGCTCGCCGCGGAACAACTGCAAGCCCCATGGAGGTCGACTTCGAAGGTACTCCCCGGTTTCTAATCGACGCATCGGTATTCGGCGGCTCTAGCGGCAGTCCCGTCTTCATCCTCAACCAAGGCTCCTTTGCGACGAAAGACGGTGGACTCGCCATCGGTTCGCGCTTCTACTTTGTCGGAGTCATCGCTGCCGTCTTCTTCCGCACCCATTTGAATCAGATCATCCCCGTGCCGATCCCCACCCAGGTTCAACCAATGGCACAACAGCAAGAGATGATTGACCTTGGCATTGTGTTCAAGGCCGGCACTGTAGTCGAAACCATTGACGCTTTTCTAAAGGCTCACAACGTCGATACGACGGCACCGCAAGTGGCGGCTGATTTGGCGCCACAAGCATAG
- a CDS encoding STM4504/CBY_0614 family protein — protein MGVFDLFSKRQKRARGEMPDVYAYDELPNPLRVQIVHIISDAFGTDNYGSDHAGKAYEFVKQTLCREFGVFELIKYPKSDQESVFNFFLQEPSVERALDVVELCFKIIHSFIPDNWSYLNNTRRKLDTAEAVAELNERFKEHGVGYQFESGEIIRVDSEFLHAEAVKPTLAVLRDKGFQGANEEFLKAHEHYRHGRYKECLVDALKAFESTMKTICSLRGWRTQPTDTAKNLISTCMSNGLFPAYFDSQFSSIRSLLESGVPTVRNKNGGHGQGTDPVAVPEYLARYTLNLTATTILFMVEAHQTTK, from the coding sequence GTGGGCGTCTTCGATCTGTTTTCCAAACGTCAGAAACGTGCTCGCGGCGAAATGCCGGACGTCTACGCTTACGACGAGCTACCGAATCCGCTGCGAGTTCAGATCGTTCACATTATTAGTGATGCCTTTGGCACTGACAACTACGGCTCTGACCACGCAGGAAAGGCGTACGAGTTTGTAAAGCAAACTCTCTGCCGGGAGTTTGGGGTGTTTGAACTGATCAAGTACCCTAAATCCGATCAAGAGTCCGTCTTCAATTTCTTCCTGCAGGAGCCGTCTGTTGAGCGTGCATTGGATGTTGTCGAACTGTGCTTCAAGATCATCCATTCATTCATTCCAGATAACTGGTCGTATCTGAACAACACCCGCCGAAAGCTCGACACTGCCGAGGCAGTTGCTGAACTCAATGAGCGCTTCAAGGAGCATGGAGTCGGCTACCAGTTCGAGTCCGGTGAAATCATCCGCGTCGATTCTGAGTTCCTGCATGCGGAGGCAGTTAAGCCAACGCTAGCGGTGCTGCGTGACAAGGGCTTCCAGGGTGCGAACGAAGAGTTCCTGAAGGCCCACGAGCACTATCGGCACGGGCGCTACAAAGAGTGCCTTGTTGACGCGCTGAAGGCATTTGAGAGCACCATGAAGACCATTTGCAGTCTGCGTGGTTGGCGGACACAACCAACGGACACGGCGAAGAATCTAATCTCCACCTGCATGAGCAATGGTTTGTTTCCTGCGTACTTCGACTCGCAGTTCTCGTCCATTCGCTCCCTGCTCGAAAGCGGCGTCCCGACCGTACGAAACAAGAACGGTGGCCACGGGCAAGGTACCGACCCTGTTGCTGTGCCCGAATACTTGGCACGGTACACGTTGAACCTCACGGCAACGACCATCCTATTCATGGTGGAAGCACACCAAACAACGAAATAA
- a CDS encoding outer membrane lipoprotein — translation MQEQRKPWQVLGAAGALALVAGLAGCAQPGYGGYGNYSTAPPPTGYQQPGTNTYQAPAGSVFVGRVESIEPVQTTQGSSGILGTVIGGAAGGLLGHQIGGGSGQTVATIVGAVGGAVAGNQIEKRAGSNTSTAYRVNVRLDDGRVATVTQSNIGNLRVGDRARVANDMATAY, via the coding sequence ATGCAAGAACAACGTAAACCGTGGCAGGTCCTTGGTGCTGCCGGTGCTCTGGCGCTGGTGGCCGGACTGGCCGGTTGTGCGCAGCCGGGCTATGGCGGTTACGGCAACTACAGCACGGCGCCGCCGCCGACTGGTTATCAACAGCCGGGAACCAACACCTATCAGGCGCCTGCCGGTTCGGTGTTCGTGGGTCGCGTGGAATCGATCGAGCCGGTCCAGACCACGCAGGGCAGCTCGGGCATTCTGGGCACCGTGATTGGTGGTGCAGCCGGCGGTTTGCTTGGACACCAGATCGGTGGCGGTTCTGGCCAGACCGTGGCAACGATCGTCGGCGCGGTGGGTGGCGCAGTGGCGGGTAATCAGATCGAGAAGCGGGCCGGGTCGAACACCAGCACTGCGTATCGCGTCAATGTCCGACTGGACGATGGCCGCGTGGCGACGGTGACGCAAAGCAATATCGGCAACCTGCGCGTCGGCGATCGCGCGCGAGTGGCCAACGATATGGCGACGGCGTACTAA
- the hemW gene encoding radical SAM family heme chaperone HemW — MIPIVPVGGGTPATSSPLSPADNQKLWLKPGQIALPGSPPLSLYVHIPWCVRKCPYCDFNSHAAPGKPDSHEIPEDAYLDALRADLEQSLPLVWGRPVHTVFIGGGTPSLLSAAGMDRLLSDIRALLPLDADAEITMEANPGTFEAERFASYRASGINRLSIGIQSFNDAHLKALGRIHGEREARAAIDIALKHFDNVNLDLMYALPGQTLDECARDLDAALSYGTTHLSLYHLTLEPNTLFAKFPPALPDEDTAYEMQDIVEARTAQAGYRHYETSAYAKPHREARHNLNYWRFGDYLGIGAGAHGKLSFPNRILRQMRHKHPATYMEQALAGNAVQEAREVGADELPFEFMLNALRLTDGVPASSFHDYTGLPLHMIGKQLAAAEKKGLLDADPTVIKPTELGRRFLNDLQEMFLKD, encoded by the coding sequence ATGATCCCGATCGTCCCTGTCGGCGGTGGCACGCCGGCCACATCCTCGCCGCTATCCCCTGCCGACAACCAGAAGCTTTGGCTCAAGCCGGGCCAGATCGCCCTGCCCGGCTCGCCGCCGCTTTCTCTCTACGTGCACATCCCATGGTGCGTGCGCAAATGCCCGTACTGTGATTTCAACTCGCACGCGGCACCGGGAAAGCCGGATAGCCACGAGATTCCCGAGGACGCCTACCTCGACGCGCTACGCGCAGATCTTGAGCAATCGCTGCCACTGGTATGGGGACGTCCCGTGCATACGGTGTTTATCGGCGGCGGCACACCGAGCCTGCTGTCGGCCGCTGGCATGGACCGCCTGCTATCGGACATCCGCGCGCTGCTACCGCTCGATGCCGATGCCGAGATTACGATGGAAGCCAACCCCGGCACCTTCGAAGCCGAACGGTTCGCAAGCTATCGCGCCAGCGGCATCAACCGGCTGTCGATCGGCATCCAGAGTTTCAACGACGCCCACTTGAAAGCGCTTGGCCGGATCCACGGCGAGCGCGAGGCACGCGCGGCCATCGACATCGCGCTGAAGCACTTCGACAACGTCAATCTGGACTTGATGTATGCGCTGCCGGGGCAGACCCTGGACGAATGCGCGCGCGACCTGGACGCAGCGTTGTCGTACGGCACCACGCACCTGTCGCTCTATCACCTGACGCTGGAACCGAACACGCTGTTTGCGAAGTTTCCGCCCGCGCTGCCGGACGAGGACACCGCCTACGAGATGCAGGACATCGTCGAGGCCCGTACGGCTCAGGCTGGGTATCGCCACTACGAGACATCGGCCTATGCGAAGCCGCATCGCGAGGCGCGCCACAACCTCAACTACTGGCGCTTCGGCGACTACCTCGGCATCGGCGCCGGCGCCCACGGCAAGCTTTCGTTTCCAAACCGGATCCTGCGGCAGATGCGACACAAGCACCCGGCCACTTATATGGAGCAGGCCCTGGCTGGCAACGCCGTGCAGGAAGCGCGCGAAGTCGGCGCTGACGAACTCCCGTTCGAATTCATGCTCAACGCGCTGCGTCTGACGGACGGCGTGCCGGCATCGAGTTTCCACGACTACACCGGCCTGCCATTGCACATGATCGGCAAGCAGCTTGCCGCAGCCGAGAAGAAGGGACTGCTCGACGCCGACCCTACCGTGATCAAGCCGACTGAACTCGGCCGACGCTTCCTCAACGACCTGCAGGAGATGTTCCTGAAGGATTGA
- the rdgB gene encoding RdgB/HAM1 family non-canonical purine NTP pyrophosphatase, whose product MQRLVLASNNPGKLREFSALLSPLGFDVVPQGELGVPEAEEPFATFVENALTKARHAARLTGMPALADDSGICVEALDGAPGVYSARYAQTVGKPKSDAANNAHLISQLAGKLNRRAHYYCVLVMVRHADDPRPIIAEGIWAGEVVDAPRGNGGFGYDPHFLLPSVGKTAAELSAEEKNAISHRALALQELVARLQTAGIKSCA is encoded by the coding sequence ATGCAACGTCTGGTTCTGGCCTCCAACAATCCCGGCAAGCTGCGCGAGTTCAGCGCGCTGCTCTCTCCGCTCGGCTTTGATGTCGTGCCGCAAGGCGAACTGGGCGTGCCCGAAGCCGAGGAACCGTTCGCCACATTCGTCGAGAACGCGCTGACCAAGGCCCGCCACGCTGCACGGCTGACGGGAATGCCCGCGCTGGCGGATGACTCGGGTATCTGCGTCGAAGCGCTCGACGGTGCACCTGGCGTGTACTCGGCGCGTTATGCCCAGACCGTCGGCAAGCCAAAGTCGGACGCTGCCAACAACGCCCACTTGATCTCGCAACTGGCAGGCAAACTGAACCGCCGCGCGCACTACTACTGCGTGCTGGTGATGGTGCGGCACGCCGATGATCCGCGCCCCATCATCGCCGAAGGCATCTGGGCCGGCGAGGTGGTTGACGCCCCGCGCGGCAATGGTGGCTTTGGCTATGATCCGCACTTCCTGCTGCCCAGCGTCGGCAAGACGGCCGCCGAGCTGAGCGCCGAAGAGAAGAACGCGATCAGCCATCGTGCCCTGGCACTGCAGGAACTGGTGGCCCGCTTGCAGACCGCCGGCATCAAGAGCTGCGCATGA
- the rph gene encoding ribonuclease PH: MRPSGRAADALRPITLTRQYTRHAEGSVLSAFGDTKVLCTASVLAKVPPHKKGSGEGWVTAEYGMLPRATHTRSDREAARGKQTGRTQEIQRLIGRAMRSVFDLAALGEYTIHLDCDVLQADGGTRTAAITGAFVAAHDAVSAMLRDGQIKASPIRDFVAAVSVGMVNGVPVLDLDYAEDSNCDTDMNVVMTGSGGFVEVQGTAEGTPFSRADLDAMTRLAEAGIAELVRHQKQALGL; encoded by the coding sequence ATGCGACCCAGCGGACGCGCGGCCGATGCGCTGCGACCCATCACCCTGACCCGCCAGTACACCCGCCACGCGGAAGGCTCGGTGCTGAGTGCCTTTGGCGATACCAAGGTGCTGTGCACCGCCAGCGTGCTGGCAAAGGTGCCTCCGCACAAGAAAGGCAGCGGTGAAGGCTGGGTCACAGCCGAGTACGGCATGTTGCCGCGCGCCACGCACACCCGCTCGGACCGCGAAGCCGCCCGAGGCAAGCAAACCGGCCGCACCCAGGAAATCCAGCGCCTTATCGGGCGCGCCATGCGTTCGGTGTTCGACCTGGCAGCGCTGGGCGAATACACGATCCACCTCGATTGCGACGTGCTGCAGGCCGACGGCGGCACGCGCACCGCCGCCATCACGGGTGCCTTCGTGGCGGCGCACGACGCCGTATCCGCAATGCTGCGCGATGGCCAGATCAAGGCGAGCCCGATCCGCGACTTCGTGGCGGCCGTCTCCGTCGGCATGGTGAATGGCGTGCCGGTGCTCGACCTCGACTACGCCGAAGACAGCAACTGCGATACCGACATGAACGTGGTCATGACCGGCAGTGGCGGCTTCGTGGAAGTCCAGGGCACGGCCGAAGGCACGCCCTTCAGCCGCGCCGACCTCGACGCCATGACGCGCCTGGCCGAGGCCGGCATCGCCGAACTCGTGCGCCACCAGAAGCAGGCGCTCGGGCTGTAA